Within Spinacia oleracea cultivar Varoflay chromosome 4, BTI_SOV_V1, whole genome shotgun sequence, the genomic segment TGTGGACTAGAAGGCCACACGTACCAACCCAAGAAGACAGAATCCCAGCCCAGAAATAAATTCCCTCTGTCTTTGCTACAGTGctgcctctttctctctcttcattttcaatCGCATCCCGTCAGCCCAGAAAAATCTCAGAAGAAAATTCAACAAAGAAACATCTTTGTTCAAACTCAACAATGACGAATTCACGAATCTGACGAAAACGGCATTAAAGGTAACCGCAAACTTATGTTAGAATTCTCAGAAAATCCAACTTATCTAGCAGAATCAAAATCTAGGGTTTGTTCCTAACTATGCTTAAATTTGATGAAAGAAACTTACGGTCTGACCAATTTTAGTCTATGGCATAAATTCTGCAGATTCAATAATCTGAATTTCATTCTATTGATCCTCTGCTTTATAATTCGATCCCCTGTGATTTAATTTTTAGTTAGGTAATTTGATCATGTTGGTAGCGTATTGTTGGAGTTGGAATATTAAGGTTTTTCTAATGAAGGTTGAACTTTTAGGATTGTAAATTGACATTGAGGAGTGAGTTGTGTAATTAATTTTGTATGACTGTGGAATGGAACTCTGCATTTTGGTATAATGTTGTGACTTCTTCCTATGATTTTCTGCTGTAGAATAACTTAATTTAGGATTCATGTTTGAGTAGCTCAAATAAACTTGCAAACTTGATAGTGAAGATTGGAAGTTTGCATATGTAGCATTAGTGTATTGCTAataagcctattagctcaatcgGTCGAGCATTGTGTACTTGCTTGGCATTGCACAAaggatgtaggttcaaatcctacataggctattGATTGTATGTTGTAAACGAAATTGATAAGAAGAATTTAGATTGGAGAAAACTAGACTCTTCCGGGAGccttgaggcaatggggtaacgATAATGATGATAATAACGATTGTTCCTCGAGTAAGAGCCTCTCTCGTACAAAGAAAGCTAGCAAATTGGGGTTATGATTTAAAAGCGCGTATTATACTTTTATTAATTTAGctaataaatatacaaaatatgggcacaagttaactaattttcctacaaaagtttatatttagtccaATTTAGTCATAAAATGACGTAtagttcaaattaaaatcatattatccCCGACAGTAGTACAGAAAAACGTGTTTACTATGTTTAAAATACCTCATAATACTCATTTATTACtctaaatacaatgattttctaTCGGTCGGGTCAAAATACAGGTTCATTCGGATTTTGACCCGTTACATTTCAGATTGCTCGGGTTCAAACAAAATTGGGTttgggtcggttttcgggtcgccggatcgggtcaatttttgacaggtctaagtACGAGACATGCAACATGTTAACCTTAACTTGTGACATGCAACATGTTAACCTTAACTTGGGAGAAAACATCAACGCGTCTCTTTCTCTCTACTCCATATTTCTTTAATTCTCTTTCTAGTGTACCTTCTGTCCATTGAAAACACATTTCCATATATACGTTGTCTAACCTTACAAAATAAGGAGGAATTCCACCAAAAAGTTTAATCATCCATGGCTCTAAGACTGCATCTAACTATCATTGTAAGTTTCACCTATTTCTATTCTGTGTAATGAATTTATCATCATTTTTAGCCACTTATTTCTTAATTTCGCTCATCAAATACATTATTTTATCAACcctagtttttgattttgtatgtATGAATGGAATTTTTTGATACAACATGAATTTATAAGCAGGGGGattccattaatattttagaCTTTGTGATATGTTTAGTTTTTTTCTTTGGTATAAATTTTAAGAACAGGATATGACTAGCTTAGGTTTTAATCCCGTCTTTGATCTagtatacgttttttttttttgagggctGATCTagtacaaaaggtcttgcgtgcacaagttgtacaataaatttattgtgcaccaacataactttaatccagttttctctaacttttacccagttttctctaacttttactcagttttctctaacttttatattattaaaaaaaaagttattagacaaacattttaaagtgttaaatgattgattttatatataattagtgattttgaataaatattttttattaaaatgaaattttttattactaaaaggtagataacttttacatatacaagggtgacttttaagcattttacgtcaactttaatttcggtgtacaatatttatcgtacaccccatATAAATAAGAATCTGTGGATCCAGTATACGTTTAATCTAACAGATCAAATACGATAATGCATTAATCCTCAGAAAAGGTATTGCATCCGCTGAACTAGTTTATTTTCTAACAACTTAGTCAGACCCGTTCCTGACAATTCATAGGGCCTAGGCAAAATTAAGAGATTAGTTAGGACCCCTTGTAATATACTTTGTAGGCAAATTTaccaaaaacaacattttaaagcCAGTTTTTTTGCGAGGAACAaccttttaaaaattattttgcgAAAACAGACCTTAAAGTAAAATTAATTAGCGAGAGACAACCTATTTATGTTTTCAGGCGTTGACCGTACATTTCCGTCCTAACTGCACCCTTTTTCCCTCTTaacatccaaaaaaaaaaaaaaaaaaccaaaactcATTCTCTCTCTGTTCTTCTTCCCCCACCAATTTTTTTTGCCCTCTCTTCCTGCTGAATCATTTTGGAAGAAATTGCTGCTTCCGAAGTAGATTGCTTCTCAGTTCAATAATTGTCGACACACTATAACTACAATTTGGTAAGTGTTGTTCATTAATTTTGTGTAATTTTAATGTAGGAAAGTTAGAGTTTTTTCCCCCAAATTTGTTTGAGCAATAAGTTCACTGAAATCAGCACCAAGAAGTAAAAAAAAGGGTAAGGTAAGCAAAAGCAGTAGGCGTAGGTGAACCCGAATGCGACGAAGGTGGCGACAGCGGCTGATTAACCGAAACGCATCCGATTTTGCTGTTGAAACCACCAATAACAATGATGCACACCGCGAATTCACCGTAAAATACTTCATATCCGATGTGGGTGTTGAAGAAAAAGGGTAATTGCTAAGAGATGAAGGTAAAGTAGGGGACTTAACAAGGGATTGAGTTGGGTTCATCAAAGGCCTCTTATGTGGAGTTGACAAAGGGGGGTTTTTAAGGTGTTGATGTTGAAGATGAATTGAAGGTGATGGAATTGACCCAAAATTGGGCTCATTCTTCACTAATATTGGATCCAAAACAACAGAAATTGGACCTACTGAAGAATTGAGAAGTGGGTTTGATTGAAACTCAATAATTTGATGATTAAAATGGTTAAAATTGCCAAAATTAAAGATGGAAAAAAAGATGGTGGACTTGGGTTGAAATCGGAAGAGATGCCACTGCATTCTTTTCCGATCTGAACTTCAGATTTTTTCTGATGCATTTACATATGGAATCAAACCTAGAAATTACACAAACCCCAAGGAAAGGggaattattttttgtttttttggtggGAATTTTGGCTGAATTTTGGTTTTAAGGGGAAAAATGGAAGGAAGATGGTGAGGTTAGCAAAACCGGCGAAGTCAATGCCGAAAATGTATGGTCAACGCCTCAAAACACAAATAGGTTGTCTATCGCAAATTAATTTTACTTTAAGGTCTGTTTTCGCAAAATAATTGTTAAAATGTTATTTCTCGCAAAAAACTGgttttaaaaggttgtttttggcaaatttgcctactTTGTACTACTATCTCATAAATTTAGATTTAGGCAAAAGTAGTAACTAATAGTTTAGTAAATATTCCGTACTAGGAATAAAGAGGGACGAAGGCAAACGTAGTGTACAAGTGTAATAATTATGTCATCGTTAAATATCGATTCTTCTAGGCTATGTTCATATGAATACTATGAAACTTATTCGCCTTTTTTATGGAAAACTTATTTACCTTTTTGCGAAAGAGTgagaataaaaatagattttttttgaattagtATGATAAATTGTAGTAGAGCTGAAAGAAAATCACATCAACCtagaaaagcaaaaaaaaaaaaaaaaaagatcgaACCCCAAACCTCTCCAATTGTAAAGCTTTATTGCCGCCTCTTATCACTGGGCTGAAGAAATTTTGTTAAAACTACATGACATTTTATGTTTTAAGTATTCGAGTACAGTGACCATTGAGCATATTTTGGACCCCTTCATGCCCTGGGCCCTAGGTCGTTGCACCACTAGCCTAGATCCAGGATGGGGTTGAACTTAGtccctgttctgttcaccttatttccgcttatttcagaaaaaataagttcatgaaaaaataagggttgaccggGTACAacttaaaataagttttaaaaagttcaattaagttcaaataagctcatataagataagttcagaaaaaacgAGTGAAAATCAGTTGAATAGAGCGTACCTTTAGGCTatgttttgttcaccttatttccactcatttcaggaaaaataagttcagataggtTCAGTTAActtcaaataagataagtttaggaaaaataagagGTAAGCAagtataattaataactaaaataagttcagataagttcagttcagataagttcaggaaaaataagtgaaaatcagatgAATAGAGCGCACCTTTAGTATTGAGCCATGAAGATATACTCATTGCATGTTCCTGTTTAGTGATTCATACTTTTGTGTTTCCTCAGGGGAAGTGTTCCATATGCTCCGAAAGCTTGAAAGAAGGAGAAGACCGAGCATTGTACATATCAGAGTGCTCCCATGCCTTCCACTACAACTGCATTCTCTACAATGCTCTACATGGGAATAACATATGCCCAACTTGCAACTCCCTTTGGAAAAACCTTCCGTTTCTCAATGCTTCCCCTACCCCTTACCCTAACAACAAAATTCACATCCCTAATCCACCTCCTCCCCCTAATTTTTCTCCTAAATTTCCTCCCATTCGCCATCTCCCTTATGCTGATGATGATCCCCTCTCGTCCTCTACTGCCTCTTCCTCTTTTCCTAACAACAACAATCACATTCCTAAGccacctcctcctcctcctcctcctaaGTTTCCTCCCATTCGCCCTCTCCCTTTTGCCGATGATGATCCCCTCCCATCCTCTCCCGCTACCACTACTGCCTCTTCCTCTTTTCCCCAGTTAAGCGAGTCAGATACTACCCTTTACCCTACCAACAACGTTCACATTCACATTCCTAAGCCGccacctcctcctcctcctaaGTTTCCTCCAATTCGCCGTATCTCTTTTGCTGATGACAATCCCCTCCCATCCTCTCCCGTTACCACTATTGCCTCTTCCTCTTTTCCTGAGCATGTTGCACTAAGGGAGTCAGATACTACCCTTTACCCTACCAACAACATTCACAATCACATTCCTAGGCCACCTCCTCCCCCTACTTTTCCTCCCATTCACAGCTATCAAGTCCTATCCTCAACCTTTACTACTACTACCACTACTGCTACTACTACTGCCTCTTCCTCAGCCACACCGCTTCAACAACAGGGTGCCAACATGACAGTAAAGGCCTTTCCTGAGTATCCTGCACTAGGTAAGTCAGAACAATCTAACTCCTTTGCTGTCCTCGTTGGCATCCAGGCCCCACCTTTGTCTCCAGAAGCTTCTGACAGGTCGACAGACCGGGCCCCAATCGACCTCATTGCAGTCCTTGATGTGAGCGGAAGTATGACTGGAAACAAGATAACACTCCTTAAGAAGGCAATGGTGTTTGTCATCAACAACTTGGGTCCCACTGACCGACTGTCGATCATCACCTTTTCAACCAAAGCCCGACGGGTGACCCCACTTTGGAGGATGACTGACACAAGGAAAAACGACAGTATCCACGCTGTCAACTCCATTGTTGTAGAGGAAGCTACTAATATCATTGCAGGACTTAAAATGGCTGTACAGGTACTTGACCAGCGTCGAGAGAAGAACCCTGTTTCCAGTATTCTTCTTCTGTCTGATGGACAGGACAACGAAAATGAACCTGGCAAACATTTTCTCCGCCTTCTTCCATATTGTATCCGCTCAAATGACACAGATTCTAGTAATTCTGCTCATCATCAAACTGATGCAGTAATTCCAGTCCATACATTTGGTTTTGGTTCTGACCATGATGCAACTACAATGCACGCCATTGCAGACATATCACGTGGGACCTTCTCTTACATTGAATCAATCAGGATTATCCAGGATGCTTTTGCCCAGTGCATTGGTGGACTTTTGAGTGTGGTGGCGCAACAGCTTGAAATACAGGTGGAAACCGCCTCTGTTAAGGTTCGAATCCAGTGTATTCCCTCTGGAAAGCATAGAAATAACATTGGTTACAGTAAAGAACATGGGGTGATATATCTAGATAATGTCTACGCCGAGGAAGTGAAGCAATTCCTAGTGTACCTTTCAGTTCCACCAGCTGAACTTGGGACTTTGACAACACAACTATTGGAAGTCAAGTGTTTGTACATGGACCCACTTTCGAAGCAAAACAAAGTTTCTGAGACAGTTAAAGTAGAGATTTACAGACCAGATGTTGAAGACTTATCTGAGACAGATAGGCAGGTGTGTTTAGAGGTGAGTAAGGAGAAACACCGCATCACTGTAGCAAAAGGGATTGCTCAGGCACAGGCCATGGCAGAGAGGGGACAGCTACATGAAGCACAATCATCGCTTCAGAATCAAATCACGTTTTTGGAAACAGTGCGTGATTCTGGATTCGATGCTGCACACTGTGAGATGTTGACAGAAGAGGTAAAAGTAGTGAAACAGATGATGGCGAGTAAAGGGGTGTATGAAGGTACAGGGAGGGGTTTTACCAAATCAATGATGTTGTGTCATGGTTATCAGAGAGCTGCAACTCAACAATCCAGCAAAGCCCCTGCAGGACGTTCTGTTGCAATGAGTTATCAAACAAACAACATGAAGAAAATGGTGAGTAAGTCGCGGAGAATGCGTCAAGGTGATGATGATCAAGATTCAATACCATAATCTGCTCAAAACTAGTAACGGTTAAAAGTCATGCATGAAGGGTTGGTTGGTTACTTGGTGTCTTGGTCTCTGCAGCAAACTTAATACTGTATTTATTCTTTGGCCATAATTTACAGATTTTTCTCCTAATAAATCAATAAGTTGTGGAAGATTAATTTTCATATATGGGTTGAATTAGTTTTGAACTCGATCTTAGAAATGGAATTTGgttgtttgatttttgtactTCTAATAATTAAACTTTTCTCTGCAATACTATGTTGTTTCTTGGTTATACAATTTACGTTTGAGTTGTCTTATCTTTATTACTGCTGTATCAGTCCAGCCATTGATTCTACCGTGCTCACGTGCTTGGATATTGTGCGTAAAAATAGCCTTAGTTGTACGATGAATATTCTCAACCATGTTCTTTGTACTTGATTACTTGTTAATTGAATAAAACTTGTTCTTATAAAGTAAAATCAATTTTGTTCAGCTTTACTCAAGTGAAGAACACTGCCCAAATCTTTTTTTGTTTCATGAGTTTTCGGTGTACCACTAATTGAGGTAGTAGTTCATTATGCgaaacctctaattcaattagaaggTTTTCCTAGTCTACCTTTCAGTTCCACCAGTTGATCTTGGGACACTGACAACACAATTATTGGAAGTCAGGTGTTCGTACAAGGACCCACTTTCAAGCAAAACAAAGTGTCTGAGACAGTTAAAGTAGTAGGAGCTAATGCCTCGGGAGGTTTAAGTTATGGAACAACAAGCATGAAGAAAATGGTGAATAAGTCGCAGATTATGCGCCAAGGTGATGAGGATCAAGCCCCGGAATCTGCTAGTAAGAAAACAAAGCATGAAGATATGTAAAAGTGACGTTATGGATGACCACCATGTCGCTTTTGTTAGTAGAAAATACATTTTCATTTCCAAACAGAGGACTCAGTCATCTTAAACATAATTCTAGttgatttatttttatatacatATTCCTAAGAATAGTTGAGTTTATGTAATAGCAATTAAACATATTATATTTCTTAAATCTTAACCAATGGTGGAAAACACAACTTCATTTCCTGTCAGAGGACTCCTGTCATCTAAAACATAGTTGATTTTCTGTGTATTCATAAGTATAGTTGACTTTATGTAAATGCGATCAAACACATCACATTATATTATCATGAATTGTATCTTTTGTTGAGGTAAGAAACAGAAAGTCATGACATTTCTTGAGAAAGTGGTATTCAGAATCCTATTGGTGTTTCAGTTATGTTATCTTGGTTCTTCAAAACCCCAATTTGCTAGCTCTTTTTGTATAGAAAAGAGTGGTTCTTACACGAAGAACAGTCTTTATCGAACTAATCTGGGTCTCGCTTCTTCCAATCTAACCTCGGCATCATCCCTCAGAAGTTTCTCTAACTTCACTGCTGGTGAAGGCATTAACAGAGTATATGCCCTCTTCTACTGCAGAGGGGACTTGAAACTGTCAGATTGCCGCGACTGTATGGAAACCGCGACATCTAGAATTGTTTTAGAGTGCCCCAATGAAAAAGAAGCCATTGTTTTCTTCGAAGAATGCACATTTCGTTATGCCAACCGGTCTATATTCTCCCTTGAGGAAGAAGAACCAAATGATTGGTCTTTCAGTGAAACTATGGTTTCTGACAAAGATCAGTTCAACGATGTACTTACAGCTGCGATGAGTGGCCCTATTAATCAGGCTGCTTTAAATAGTTCCAATCGAGGTTTTTATACTGGTGTTATAACAAACTCTTCTGTAAATCAGACTTTATATTGTCTTGCACAATGTACACCAGATATTCTTGGCATCCCATGTCGCCAATGCCTCCTTGCAGCACTAGATAATCTTATCGATGAGGGGAAAACGAAGATGAGTCTTTTCATGCCTAGTTGTCAGGTTATGTATTCTCTTGCTCCTTTCTTCAGTATTAGAAATGCATCAAGGTCTACGCTACATGATCCTGCACTCAATTCTCCTGCAGTTTCACCACCTCCTCAAGTTCCCCCTTCCTCCCAGAGTAAGTAATAGTTTCCTATCTTCAGATGCACTCAATTTCCCTACAGAAGCACTCAGTTCTTTGATTCTAGCTAACATAACTCCATCttcatttgattttttttccggCAGGAAATAGTAAATTGTACATTATTGTAGGAGTTCCTGCTGGTTTAGGTTTATTTTTTAGTCTTTTTGCTCTTTGGTTTTGGTTGCGTAAGAGAAGGGTTGGTGAGAAAATTGCCCAACAATTACCACACAATGTGCACAATACATTTACATATGAAGAGTTAGCTTTGGCAACTGATGATTTTTCAAGCTCCAATCTTCTCGGTCAAGGTGGTTTTGGATATGTCTACAAAGGAGTCCTGCCTAATGGCAAAGAAATTGCAGTCAAACAGCTGAAAGCTGGAAGTGCACAGGGGGAGCGCGAGTTTCAGGCAGAGGTCAAAACAATTAGTCTTGTGCATCATCGGCATTTGGTTTCACTAGTTGGATATTGCATTTCTGGAGATCAGCGATTGCTTGTATATGATTTCATTTCAAACAAGACTTTGGAGTTCCATTTACATGGTAAGTTTTTTGGTAATCAAAATGGTGGAGTACGACCTACCCAGTGGTTCTTTGTACTATATCATTTCCAATATTTTCATGACCTGCTTAAACCAAGGAAACATTTTTGTAGGAGAAGGAACATCACCTATGAGTTGGGAATCAAGGTTGAAAACTGCTATAGGTGCTGCGAAAGGATTAGCATATCTTCACGAGGACTGTGAGTAATTTAGTGACCTGAAGACTCTACTCATATAGTAGTACTTTGAAAGATGTTGAGTTCTTTTCCTTAAGCACATTTAATAGAAAATAAATTGACTTTTCGCTATAATTATGTTTGCAGGTAATCCGAAAATTATTCACAGAGATATCAAGACGGAAAATATTCTTATAGATGATGAGTTTGAAGCAAAGGTTCCAAACTTCATTCTAGCTGATTAATCAATTCAATTTCTCATATACTTGTACTTTTGGTGATTTTAAGTTGGATTGCAAGATGTTATGTTCACCTTGTATGACTATACAAGTGAGTTTAAGCTAAAGTGCTGTTTGAATCTACTTTTTCACATCTTCAGGTTGCAGACTTTGGACTAGCAAAGTTTTCTTTAGATACAGATACTCATGTATCTACTCGGGTTATGGGAACTTTTGGGTAAGATCAGTACttcactgttttttttttgttttttttttttttgctaatttGTTGTTAAGTATGTCAGTAACtgatttgattgagttaatTTGCAGCTACCTAGCTCCAGAGTATGCTGCAAGTGGAAAACTTACTGAAAAATCAGATGTATTTTCCTTTGGGGTTGTGCTTTTGCAACTGATTACAGGGCGTAGACCTGTTGATAAAACTCGCCCGTTCAGGGATGATAGCATTGTAGAATGGGTGAGGTTTCTTTATCTACTTTTGGAAGGTTTTAAACAGTGAGTGGATCTCTGAAATCTTGATTTAAACTCCTGATAAAGTGGATCATGATTCTTATACTTAagatttttcttgaaatgtgAGGTTTAAATGTGGTTTACGGACATTTATAAAATGGTTGgtttatgttgaatttgtaggCTAGGCCTTTGCTAACACAGGCTCTAGAAGGTGGAAGCTTCAGTGATATTGTCGACCCAAGATTAGAAGACTATAATCCCAGTGAGATGGTTCAAATGATTGCTTGTGCAGCTGTATGTGTTCGTATCTCTGCAAGACAACGGCCTAGAATGATACAGGTAATCATGACATATCTTTAGTTATGACGGGTTAGGACTTAGGAAAGTGGGGCAACTTATTTAATTCCTCAACGTATACACCTATCTTAGTTAATTTCGGGTTTATTTGGTTGAAATCAGGTAGTTCGAGCTCTTGCAGGGAACTTGTCAGCTGAGGATGTTTTGAAAGAAATCACAGCAGATAACACAACGTTTCATGAAAGTTCAGATTACAACTCTAGTGGCCAGAACAAGGAGGAATCAAAGAAATTGGGGAAGGTTATTCAGACCTACACTCATAGTACTGGAATGTACAGTACAAACACCAGTGAGCTTGCATCTACCTCGAGTTCTGAAAGCCAACAAGAAAACATATTGAAGCTGGGTAATCTTAAACAGGCACGGTGAATTTCCAGTTGAATGAATAGATTAACCTATGGATTACATTAAAGCATGTTTAGTTCTTTTAATTATTCTGATCCCTCTGTCATCTAATACATAGTTGATTTATTTTGTGAGTTCACAAGTGCAGTTGGCTtctttttttggcaattaaagTCTAGTTGACTGTATGTAAGAGCACTTAATCATATCATATATCAAGGATTGTATGATTTGTTGAGGTAAGAAACAGAAATTCTTCAGACATGAAATCATGGCATTTCTTGAGAAAATGATATTTTGAATAATTCTCTAAGTGTTTCAGGTATGTTATCTTGGTTATTCAGAAATCATAACCCTAATTTACGAACTCTTTTTGTATGAAAAAGAGTGGCTCTTACTTGAGGAACagtcatcattatcatcattatcattaccccattgcctcaaagagcctcccgcaagaagcggggtagggggggtcggacgtacgcaaccttacccctgcaattgcattGCACAGAGGTTGTTTCTCGAGGAACAGTCTATCGAAATAATGTGAGTCTCGTAATCTCCAATCTAAATTCTTCTTATCAGTTTCGTTTAGAATATACAATCaatagcctatgtaggatttgaacctacatcctTTATGCAATGCCAAGCAAATACACAATGCTCAACcgattgagctaataggcttatTAACAATACACCAAGGTGTTACTATTAAAACGAACTTAGCACAAGTACACGGGAACCACATTTACAAATGCAAACTCTCCAATCTTCACCATCAAGTTTGCAAGTTTATTTGAGCTACTCAAACATGAACCCTAACTTAAGTTACTATACAGCAGAAAAGTATAGGAAGAAGTCCACAACATTATACCTGCAAGTGCAACCTCTGCCAACGACAATCCGGTTGATACACCACAGCAGGCAACATCAATGCTCCCAGCATGATCCAATCCCGGACGACGCATCTTCCGTGCAAAATTCAATCAATTAATGGCATTAACCACAATGCAGAGTTCCATTCCACAGTCATACAAACTTACTTACATCACTCACTCCTCAATGTCAATTAAAATCCTAAAAGTTCAACCTTCATTAGAA encodes:
- the LOC130472285 gene encoding E3 ubiquitin-protein ligase WAV3-like, which encodes MALRLHLTIIGKCSICSESLKEGEDRALYISECSHAFHYNCILYNALHGNNICPTCNSLWKNLPFLNASPTPYPNNKIHIPNPPPPPNFSPKFPPIRHLPYADDDPLSSSTASSSFPNNNNHIPKPPPPPPPPKFPPIRPLPFADDDPLPSSPATTTASSSFPQLSESDTTLYPTNNVHIHIPKPPPPPPPKFPPIRRISFADDNPLPSSPVTTIASSSFPEHVALRESDTTLYPTNNIHNHIPRPPPPPTFPPIHSYQVLSSTFTTTTTTATTTASSSATPLQQQGANMTVKAFPEYPALGKSEQSNSFAVLVGIQAPPLSPEASDRSTDRAPIDLIAVLDVSGSMTGNKITLLKKAMVFVINNLGPTDRLSIITFSTKARRVTPLWRMTDTRKNDSIHAVNSIVVEEATNIIAGLKMAVQVLDQRREKNPVSSILLLSDGQDNENEPGKHFLRLLPYCIRSNDTDSSNSAHHQTDAVIPVHTFGFGSDHDATTMHAIADISRGTFSYIESIRIIQDAFAQCIGGLLSVVAQQLEIQVETASVKVRIQCIPSGKHRNNIGYSKEHGVIYLDNVYAEEVKQFLVYLSVPPAELGTLTTQLLEVKCLYMDPLSKQNKVSETVKVEIYRPDVEDLSETDRQVCLEVSKEKHRITVAKGIAQAQAMAERGQLHEAQSSLQNQITFLETVRDSGFDAAHCEMLTEEVKVVKQMMASKGVYEGTGRGFTKSMMLCHGYQRAATQQSSKAPAGRSVAMSYQTNNMKKMVSKSRRMRQGDDDQDSIP
- the LOC110786624 gene encoding proline-rich receptor-like protein kinase PERK15 → MTFLEKVVFRILLVFQLCYLGSSKPQFASSFCIEKSGSYTKNSLYRTNLGLASSNLTSASSLRSFSNFTAGEGINRVYALFYCRGDLKLSDCRDCMETATSRIVLECPNEKEAIVFFEECTFRYANRSIFSLEEEEPNDWSFSETMVSDKDQFNDVLTAAMSGPINQAALNSSNRGFYTGVITNSSVNQTLYCLAQCTPDILGIPCRQCLLAALDNLIDEGKTKMSLFMPSCQVMYSLAPFFSIRNASRSTLHDPALNSPAVSPPPQVPPSSQRNSKLYIIVGVPAGLGLFFSLFALWFWLRKRRVGEKIAQQLPHNVHNTFTYEELALATDDFSSSNLLGQGGFGYVYKGVLPNGKEIAVKQLKAGSAQGEREFQAEVKTISLVHHRHLVSLVGYCISGDQRLLVYDFISNKTLEFHLHGEGTSPMSWESRLKTAIGAAKGLAYLHEDCNPKIIHRDIKTENILIDDEFEAKVADFGLAKFSLDTDTHVSTRVMGTFGYLAPEYAASGKLTEKSDVFSFGVVLLQLITGRRPVDKTRPFRDDSIVEWARPLLTQALEGGSFSDIVDPRLEDYNPSEMVQMIACAAVCVRISARQRPRMIQVVRALAGNLSAEDVLKEITADNTTFHESSDYNSSGQNKEESKKLGKVIQTYTHSTGMYSTNTSELASTSSSESQQENILKLGNLKQAR